Proteins encoded by one window of Streptomyces sp. NBC_01571:
- a CDS encoding copper resistance CopC/CopD family protein: MRTLLLLFLAVTGAVLAGAAPVSAHAALTGSNPQQGAVVTQAPDQVSLTFSEKVAMSDGAVRVLDPKGKRVDTGKAFETGGTTYGVKLHSGLPDGTFTVTYQVVSADSHPVSGAFTFSIGAPSQTSVALSDTAVGGGVVGTLYGIGRYVSYAGFILLVGGAAFVLACWQRGAGVRAVQRLVVSGWLALTGATLALLLLRGSYVGSGRIGDIFDLSLLAQVLQTKSGAALVSRLLLLAAAALFIAVLFGAYARRDEADGADERTAQDATGDTADAARVSRGGSADDGAGTGTGDRAAGAGPSMGAGRGEHVADSDKRDLTFGLAIGGTVVAAGLAASWAMAEHASTGIQAGLAMPVDVLHLLAVAVWLGGLSTLLVALFRAPAGEQIEAAAVRRFSRVAFGGVTVLAATGIYQSWRQVGSWSALTGTSYGQLLLVKIALVAVLVGIAWISRRWTAQLSEAPTAVARLVEQRAAEKEPATVAAGSGDARRAAQLARQRAAVATTRQKRVRDADPVRTGLRRSVLAEAGVAIVLLAVTTVLTSTEPGRTEEEAKGATAAASQRSGPLSLKIPFDTGGEDGKGTVEVTLDPARVGGNEMHIFVVRPNGKAFDVPEVKVAFTLEAKKIGPLPVTPDRIATGHWSAIGVQIPMAGDWKIAVTVRTSDIDQATVNKNAKIG; this comes from the coding sequence ATACGGACACTGCTGCTGCTGTTCCTCGCCGTCACCGGCGCGGTCCTCGCCGGCGCCGCCCCGGTCTCCGCGCACGCCGCGCTGACCGGGAGCAACCCGCAGCAGGGAGCGGTGGTCACGCAGGCACCCGACCAGGTGTCGCTCACCTTCTCCGAGAAGGTGGCGATGTCCGACGGCGCCGTGCGCGTGCTCGATCCCAAGGGCAAGCGCGTCGACACCGGCAAGGCGTTCGAGACGGGCGGCACCACGTACGGGGTGAAGCTGCACTCGGGACTGCCCGACGGCACGTTCACCGTCACCTATCAGGTGGTCTCGGCCGACAGCCATCCCGTGTCGGGCGCGTTCACCTTCTCCATCGGCGCGCCCTCGCAGACCTCCGTGGCGCTGTCCGACACGGCGGTCGGCGGCGGAGTCGTCGGAACGCTCTACGGCATCGGGCGCTATGTCTCGTACGCCGGTTTCATCCTCCTGGTCGGCGGCGCGGCCTTCGTGCTCGCCTGCTGGCAGCGCGGCGCCGGGGTCCGCGCGGTCCAGCGGCTCGTGGTCTCCGGGTGGCTCGCGCTGACCGGTGCCACACTCGCGCTGCTGCTCCTGCGCGGCTCCTACGTCGGCTCCGGCAGGATCGGCGACATCTTCGACCTGTCGCTGCTCGCCCAGGTGCTGCAGACCAAGTCCGGCGCGGCGCTGGTCTCCCGACTGCTGCTGCTCGCCGCGGCGGCGCTGTTCATCGCGGTGCTCTTCGGCGCGTACGCGCGGCGGGACGAGGCCGACGGCGCCGACGAGCGCACCGCCCAGGACGCCACGGGGGACACGGCCGACGCGGCCCGGGTCTCCCGCGGCGGCAGCGCGGACGACGGTGCGGGGACCGGCACCGGCGATCGTGCCGCCGGTGCGGGTCCCTCCATGGGCGCCGGTCGCGGCGAGCATGTCGCGGACAGCGACAAGAGGGACCTCACCTTCGGGCTCGCGATCGGCGGCACCGTCGTCGCGGCGGGCCTGGCCGCGAGCTGGGCGATGGCCGAGCACGCCTCGACCGGCATCCAGGCGGGCCTCGCGATGCCCGTCGACGTCCTGCACCTGCTGGCGGTCGCCGTCTGGCTGGGCGGACTGTCGACGCTGCTCGTTGCCCTGTTCAGGGCGCCCGCCGGGGAACAGATCGAGGCGGCGGCCGTACGGCGCTTCTCCCGCGTCGCGTTCGGCGGCGTGACCGTGCTGGCCGCGACCGGCATCTACCAGTCGTGGCGCCAGGTCGGATCCTGGTCGGCGCTCACCGGCACCTCGTACGGACAACTGCTGCTCGTCAAGATCGCCCTGGTGGCGGTGCTCGTCGGTATCGCCTGGATCTCGCGCCGCTGGACGGCACAGCTGTCCGAGGCGCCGACCGCGGTCGCCCGGCTGGTGGAGCAGCGCGCGGCGGAGAAGGAACCCGCCACGGTGGCCGCCGGCTCCGGGGACGCGCGCCGTGCCGCCCAGCTGGCCCGGCAGCGGGCCGCCGTGGCCACCACGCGGCAGAAACGCGTCCGCGACGCCGACCCGGTCCGTACGGGTCTGCGCCGCTCGGTGCTCGCCGAGGCGGGCGTCGCGATCGTCCTGCTGGCGGTGACGACCGTGCTGACGTCCACCGAACCGGGGCGTACGGAGGAGGAGGCCAAGGGGGCCACCGCGGCCGCCTCCCAGCGGTCCGGGCCGCTCTCCCTGAAGATCCCGTTCGACACCGGCGGCGAGGACGGCAAGGGCACCGTTGAGGTCACCCTCGACCCGGCCCGCGTCGGCGGCAACGAGATGCACATCTTCGTGGTGCGGCCGAACGGCAAGGCCTTCGACGTCCCCGAGGTCAAGGTCGCCTTCACGCTGGAGGCGAAGAAGATCGGCCCGCTGCCCGTGACCCCCGACCGCATCGCCACCGGCCACTGGTCGGCGATCGGTGTACAGATCCCCATGGCGGGCGACTGGAAGATCGCGGTGACCGTGCGCACCTCCGACATCGACCAGGCGACCGTGAACAAGAACGCGAAGATCGGCTGA
- the efeB gene encoding iron uptake transporter deferrochelatase/peroxidase subunit — protein sequence MADQSKASAKGGTAARQDTAEESPRSPLQGGKGAFSRRRLLGTAGAGGLALGAAGGAGYAVAPAADRSTPLTSLGADTVMFHGKHQPGITTPLQARGHLVAFDLAPGAGRTEAAALLRRWSTTARRLMAGEAAAHDDTDVARDAGPSSLTVTFGFGHSFFARTGLEKQRPVALDPLPDFSSDHLDKTRSNGDLWVQIGADDALVAFHALRAVQKDAGGAARVRWQMNGFNRSPGATSRPMTARNLMGQIDGMRNPKPSEPDFDQRVFVPASGDPTWMADGSYAVVRRIRMLLDDWEKLSVGAQEDVIGRKKATGAPLSGGSETTAMDLDKTDAAGDLVVPINAHARITRPDQNGGAALLRRPFSFHDGFDPDGVPDAGLLFVCWQADPLRGFVPVQRKLDRGDALSAFIRHEASGLFAVPGGAAPGEYVGQRLLEG from the coding sequence ATGGCTGACCAGTCCAAGGCCTCTGCCAAGGGGGGCACCGCCGCCCGGCAGGACACCGCTGAGGAGTCCCCCCGGTCCCCCCTCCAAGGGGGAAAGGGCGCCTTTTCCCGGCGTCGGCTGCTCGGCACCGCGGGCGCCGGCGGTCTCGCGCTGGGTGCGGCCGGCGGCGCCGGATACGCGGTGGCGCCCGCGGCCGACCGGTCCACGCCCCTGACCTCGCTGGGCGCGGACACGGTGATGTTTCACGGGAAACATCAGCCCGGCATCACCACCCCGCTGCAGGCCCGCGGCCATCTCGTCGCCTTCGACCTGGCCCCGGGCGCGGGCCGCACGGAGGCCGCCGCGCTGTTGCGCCGCTGGTCGACGACGGCCCGGCGGCTGATGGCGGGCGAGGCGGCGGCGCACGACGACACGGACGTCGCCCGCGACGCCGGCCCGTCGTCCCTGACGGTCACCTTCGGCTTCGGCCACAGCTTCTTCGCGCGCACGGGCCTGGAGAAGCAGCGCCCGGTCGCCCTCGACCCGCTGCCCGACTTCTCCTCCGACCACCTCGACAAGACGCGCAGCAACGGTGACCTGTGGGTGCAGATCGGCGCGGACGACGCGCTGGTCGCCTTCCACGCCCTGCGCGCGGTCCAGAAGGACGCGGGTGGCGCGGCCCGGGTGCGCTGGCAGATGAACGGCTTCAACCGCTCACCCGGAGCCACCTCCCGACCCATGACGGCCCGCAACCTGATGGGCCAGATCGACGGCATGCGCAATCCGAAACCGTCCGAGCCCGACTTCGACCAGCGCGTCTTCGTGCCCGCCTCCGGCGACCCGACGTGGATGGCCGACGGCTCGTACGCCGTCGTACGCCGGATCCGCATGCTCCTCGACGACTGGGAGAAGCTCTCGGTCGGAGCCCAGGAGGACGTCATCGGACGGAAGAAGGCAACCGGCGCACCGTTGTCCGGGGGCTCGGAGACCACCGCGATGGACCTCGACAAGACCGACGCCGCCGGCGACCTGGTCGTCCCGATCAACGCGCACGCGCGCATCACCCGGCCCGACCAGAACGGTGGCGCCGCGCTGCTGCGCCGCCCGTTCTCCTTCCACGACGGCTTCGACCCGGACGGTGTGCCCGACGCGGGCCTGCTGTTCGTCTGCTGGCAGGCCGATCCGCTGCGCGGCTTCGTCCCGGTGCAGCGCAAGCTCGACCGGGGCGACGCCCTGTCCGCGTTCATCCGCCACGAGGCGAGCGGACTGTTCGCGGTGCCGGGCGGGGCGGCACCGGGGGAGTACGTGGGGCAGCGGCTGCTCGAGGGCTGA